The window ATTTCGTTAAAAGGTGCACCTTATTATATGTCGCTCGATCAATTAGCGGGAGCGCAGAGAGGTCTGGAAATGGGAAGTGAGGCCAACTGGAATTTCTTTCAGGTTTTTATGAGATCTAAAAGCCGTAAAGAATCTGCATTTATATCGATGAAACTTTCAGACACTGCTTCTTTCAATAATATTATGAAACGAGCGGGAACGAATGAGGAAAAAAACATGGCTTACTTTCTTTTGGGTTATGAAGATTTTACCAACCCTATTCCGATGATGGAAAAGATGTACGACATCGATCCAGACTCGGAAATTTTGAAAGTAATGGCTGCAAGAAGCATCAATGAACTGGAAAGAAATTATCTTCCTACCTATTATTATGCTTCAAACGATTCTAAATCAACTTCAGATAAAAAAGAGAATGTAACAGCTGAGAAAACGGAAGTCAAGAAAAAGGAACTGAGTTTTTGGCAGAAAATAGTTCTCTTCTTTAAAAACCTTTTTGGTGGTAAGAAATCTGATACAACCAATGATAAATCTGAACAAAGTAATGATGAGTTGTTTGAAAACCCAGACAGAATACCAACTTACGTAAAGAACAACGCCAACTATTACTCACAGGATGAAAATCAGAAAGACTTCCTAGATGATTTGGAAAAATTCACCGCCAAAACAAAAGAAAAATCTAAAGATGAATATTGGCAGATTGCAGATGCTTATTTAAAATTCCTTAAAAAAGATTACAAAGAAAGCAGCGACATTTTAGCAGATATCAAAACAACTAATCCTGAGTATCTTGAAGAAATAAAGAGAATGAAAGTGCTGAATGATATTGTTTCGCAACCCAAAATTGATGCAGATTACGAAGATCATTTAATGAAAGATTATGCTGAATATTTTGTGGAAAAAGCACCCGTAAAAAAAGACAGTACAGAAACCAATGATTACGATTATTATGGTGAAGCTCCGTCAACTGCAGATTTCCTGAAAGATGTTTTAGCCAACCGTTATTTCCTTCAAGGTGAAGATGGAAAATCTTTCCTGATGAATAATAAGCTTTCTGATATTCAGTATAACCCAAATTCAAGCTTAGTAAAAAGTATTGAGGAGTTTTACAGAAAACCGAATAAAACTCAATTTGAACAACAGATTATTGCTAAAAACCTTGATGATGTAGGAAATATTGATGCGTTTTTCGCCAACATTTATGGTGACAGAGCGATGAGACTGGCTGATTTTGATAAGGCAAAATCGTATTATCAAAAAGCAGTAAACTTCTCAGGAATCCCGAGAGACAATTATGAAAAATATAATCCTGAAACCGGAAAATATGAAAAGTTGGTTTACAATGGTGAAAATTATGATGGTTACAGCAATATTTCAAACTTGGTTTTCGGGCATAATGTTTGGGAAAGCTTCCAGAGCCCTGAAACAGAAAGTATGAAAGCAGAAGATTATTCAGCCTTTCCTTTCATTAAAACAAAAATGAATAAACTTGAATTGACGGATGCATTAATTCAGCTTAAAAAAATTGGAAACGGGAAAGATGCAAAAGCCGCTCAAGCCAATCAGCTCATCGGAAACCTTTTGTACAACACTTCAATTCTTGGGTATTACCGCCAGCTGTTTGTGATGGATGTAGATAACAGCAACGGCGGAAAATATGATTTTTGGAATACAAAAAGAGAAAACCCATATCAGTATTATTACAAGAATTTCACCTACACCACTTTTATAGAGCCCGATAATTTTGACTTAGCCATCAATTATTACAAAAAAGCGTACGACCTTTCTAATGACAGAGAACAGAAAGCAAGAGTTCTTTTCCAGATGGCAAGTGCAGAACAGGGAAAATATTATCAGTATGAAGCTAAAAACCAAGCAAACATTGATTATGCTGACCCTAAATGGTCTGAAAAAAATGATGCCCACGAAAAACAGATGGGTGAATTGAAAAACCAGAAATACAGAACTTATTTTACACAGCTCAAATCTCAATATTCAAATACCGCGACTGCCCGCGAACTGATGGGAAGCTGTACGTATTTTGATTATTTTATGAAGCGATAATTTTAAAAATTAAGCCTTACAGATTTTGTAAGGCTTAATTTTTATTCTAATTCAAAAGGGTCGTAAAGCAATGATTTTGATTTAACAATCATCGGTGAACCATCTTCGTTTAAAGCTTTACCATGAAAAGCACCCGGATTATCGTGATACGTTTTCTCAACTTCCCTAAACTTTGCTCTGCTTATTTTCAGGATTTCTTTACCGTTTCGTAGATAAATATCCATTGGTTTTTTATCAATTCCAACTGCTGTAAAATGATACTTATTTTGTGAATCTTCAATTTCTAAAATCAAACCGGGCAATCCTTCAAAAACATACGGACCGTTGTTTATGGGAACTTCCGTTGTGTACCAAGCGGTAAATTCTCTTCCTCTATATTTTACGGTTGCCTTTTTACAGTTGTAGTCAAGAATTTTTTTCGATTCGTTATGAAGTTGCCACTTCAATTCCGGTTGAAGTTCTTCATACTCATATTTTGTTTTGTATCTCTTTTGATAAGTAACTTTTTTATCAACTGTCGATTTTAAACTTTCCATGCTCCATAAAGGATTATAAGTAAAAAGTTGATTCATTTCTTTTACTCCAACACTTTCGAAATGAGAAAATTTTTCAGACAAAGAATCTTTCTCTAATGTTTTTGTATCGCTAAACTTTGAATAGTTTTCGCCAATTTGTAAAACACACAATCCCTCTCTCGGATTTTGAAGAAGCAAATAGCTTCCAATCTAAAGAATCTGAAAGATTATACTTTAATGTTCTTAATTCTAAAGATCAATTCCAGACCTATAATGCATTAAATTCTAAAGAAAAACATTTAGTATGGCAGGGTAAATTAGATGATTTCATTTCTAAATCTGAATTAAGTGATGCTCAAGCAGAGCTAGTTAACAGAATGAAATCAACACTTTCTGAAAATTTTTTCAACAATATTTCTGAAAATTTTAATTCTAATGAAATTAAGCTTCTTGAAATAGAAGCAATGAAAAAATTCGGTAACTTAAGGGGGTTATCTTTTTTCTATATTATGGAGAACAACTATAATGCTAGTAATATGGAACAAAAATGTTTTTGGTGTAATGAAGTCTATGTAACAACGACTGGTCCTTGTGAAATCTATGAAATTAATGGAAATTTAATGTTCTTAGAACCTATTAAAACTGCCAAAACTAGATTTTGGATTAAAGTAGGAGAATTTGATTCAATGCAACCATGTCTTCCTTAATTCATAATAATAAAAAAAAAGTGAGCCTATTAAAGATATTTTTAATAGGCTTATTCCTTTGTTCAAAAGTATTATTTGCTCAGCACCAATACCAACTGAAGAAAGATTCACATTACATTAAAAATTTCCAAATAGAATTTATTGCAGAAAAAAATTATTTGTATATCTCCGACGAAGGGTTTGTACAAATTCCTATCGAACATTTACACAATGCTTCAAAAATAAAAATTACAGATTTAGATGACAGTTTTATTTATGATTTATATCCTGAAGAATTAAAGAACTCTGCTGAAGGATTGATTTTTTCAACAGGAAAAGTTATTGAAACTGTTATCATTGGTAATACAAAAGAGCTAACTATTGGAATTGACAATAAAGGAGCTCTAACAAATCTTTACACAATCCCAGAAAAAACAGTTATCGTTGAAGTTCCACTAAAAGACAAAGGGTACGAAAATAAAAAAATAAAAAAACTAAGATATTATTTTACTGGAGGATATAATTCATTGTACAAAGTAAAATCAAACAACAACAATATTAGAATCACACCTATATTATACACTTGCGAATCGGTAAATTGTTTGGATAAAAAAAAAATAATCCCTGAAATAGAAATTGGGTATACAAAAAAAAATAAATATCTTGAAGTAGACCTCAATCATTATAATATTATCATTGATGAGTCTTCAGAAAATTTGTACGTAGGATATACTACCCTAGACTATTTTGTTGTAAAACAAAAAAAAACAAAAAAAATTGGGGATAATAAGTGTTATAATAGTAACATCCAAGCAAAATATTATAAAGAAGACGAATATAGTTGTCCTGTTATTTCTATTATTATTCAATAATAAACATTTAAAATAAAGTGAATTAACAGTATTCATAATTAAAAACTATCCCTGAAATTTTCTATATTCATCATTTGTCTTTTTGCTTCGACAGCCATTCTTCATGCTTTCTTTTAAAAAACTCATGTTTATAATCCTGATTTCTTTTGGCGGCATCTATAGAATGCGAAGCATGAATGTCATTGTCTTCTTCTGCAAAGTCAGCCAGCTTTTCGTAATAGCAATGCAACTGGTCCAGTTCTTTTTCGGTAAGATCTTCGATATCAACAATTCGGTTACTTGCTTTTTCGTTGGCGGCAATCAGTTCATTTAATTTGATTTGAATCGCTT is drawn from Chryseobacterium muglaense and contains these coding sequences:
- a CDS encoding bacteriocin fulvocin C-related protein, which gives rise to MNSFRQFVKHTIPLSDFEEANSFQSKESERLYFNVLNSKDQFQTYNALNSKEKHLVWQGKLDDFISKSELSDAQAELVNRMKSTLSENFFNNISENFNSNEIKLLEIEAMKKFGNLRGLSFFYIMENNYNASNMEQKCFWCNEVYVTTTGPCEIYEINGNLMFLEPIKTAKTRFWIKVGEFDSMQPCLP
- a CDS encoding GLPGLI family protein — translated: MCVLQIGENYSKFSDTKTLEKDSLSEKFSHFESVGVKEMNQLFTYNPLWSMESLKSTVDKKVTYQKRYKTKYEYEELQPELKWQLHNESKKILDYNCKKATVKYRGREFTAWYTTEVPINNGPYVFEGLPGLILEIEDSQNKYHFTAVGIDKKPMDIYLRNGKEILKISRAKFREVEKTYHDNPGAFHGKALNEDGSPMIVKSKSLLYDPFELE
- a CDS encoding low affinity iron permease family protein, producing MATSDSSIFERFSNWATKFTGSSYAFLGAVAIVVIWAVSGPVFNYSETWQLVINTGTTIITFLMVFLIQKSQNKDSKAIQIKLNELIAANEKASNRIVDIEDLTEKELDQLHCYYEKLADFAEEDNDIHASHSIDAAKRNQDYKHEFFKRKHEEWLSKQKDK